A single region of the Rathayibacter rathayi genome encodes:
- the mptB gene encoding polyprenol phosphomannose-dependent alpha 1,6 mannosyltransferase MptB: protein MVSRGTIERPVTAGAATRRRRPRPRFLDAAPLASGLLGSLSIFLGSLGVGYLPADSPIRDWSLIASIRAAGWLTEWSAALVVGGGMLLLISWLRLRTVALAAGPGSVRTIVVAALAWGAPLLITVPLFSHDMFSYVAQGRLMTQGINPYTNGVATLPGWFSLGVDPLWANTPTPYGPLYLLVERTAVQLAGFGSPELSIAMLRAVSTAGVVVMAVYALRLARLRGLSVPLTAWTLVANPVTLVLFIVAGHNDSVMLALILASLYYAQTDRRIAAVALMAGAIAIKPIAVIALPVLALLWLRHDATWRERARGWLWTGMGALGLVAAVGLLAGVGVGWVAAMVVPGSILHWYAPMSFVTVALSLTVEFTGHDPAAAIAVVKIFALGLAGLITARLMLSRRSIDPLARLSGALLAFVTASTAIHPWYILWILPIAALARPWRGAHVHLAVYMSIFLMCVTLAEPVDAGGGTMDQIPGRVAAIAAIAVVGMYILLGYTDEERVEGPPLARALPFGSEILERFSGGRLGDARLASTRTRD from the coding sequence ATGGTTTCACGGGGGACGATCGAACGGCCGGTCACGGCAGGGGCAGCGACACGGCGACGTCGACCGCGGCCCCGCTTTCTCGACGCCGCTCCGCTGGCCTCGGGCCTGCTCGGATCGCTCTCCATCTTCCTCGGCTCACTCGGCGTGGGCTATCTCCCCGCCGACTCGCCGATCCGCGACTGGTCTCTCATCGCGTCGATCCGAGCCGCGGGTTGGCTGACCGAGTGGAGTGCCGCTCTCGTGGTCGGTGGCGGGATGCTGCTGCTGATCTCCTGGCTGCGCCTGCGCACGGTCGCGCTCGCCGCCGGACCCGGCTCGGTCCGCACGATCGTGGTGGCCGCCCTCGCCTGGGGCGCACCCCTGCTGATCACGGTGCCGCTCTTCAGCCACGACATGTTCTCGTATGTCGCGCAGGGCCGCCTGATGACGCAGGGGATCAATCCCTACACGAACGGCGTTGCGACCCTGCCCGGCTGGTTCAGCCTCGGCGTCGATCCACTCTGGGCCAACACCCCCACGCCGTACGGACCGCTGTACCTCCTGGTTGAGCGCACCGCCGTGCAGCTCGCGGGCTTCGGCTCGCCCGAGCTGTCCATCGCGATGCTCCGCGCTGTCTCGACAGCGGGCGTGGTCGTGATGGCGGTTTACGCACTGCGCCTGGCGCGCTTGCGCGGCCTTTCCGTACCGCTCACCGCGTGGACTCTCGTCGCCAACCCGGTCACACTGGTGCTCTTCATCGTCGCGGGCCACAACGACTCGGTGATGCTGGCGCTCATTCTCGCCTCGCTCTACTACGCGCAGACCGACCGGCGCATCGCCGCCGTTGCGCTGATGGCCGGGGCGATCGCGATCAAGCCGATCGCTGTCATCGCCCTGCCCGTCCTCGCGCTGCTGTGGCTGCGCCACGACGCGACCTGGCGTGAGCGCGCCCGCGGTTGGCTCTGGACCGGCATGGGGGCGTTGGGCCTCGTGGCCGCGGTGGGATTGCTCGCGGGTGTCGGAGTCGGTTGGGTCGCTGCGATGGTCGTGCCCGGCTCGATACTGCACTGGTACGCGCCGATGTCGTTCGTCACGGTCGCCCTCTCCCTCACCGTCGAGTTCACCGGCCACGACCCGGCCGCGGCCATCGCCGTGGTGAAGATCTTCGCGCTGGGTCTCGCCGGCCTGATCACCGCGCGCCTGATGCTCTCGCGCCGGTCGATCGATCCGCTTGCCCGCCTGTCCGGGGCGCTTCTGGCGTTCGTGACGGCCTCAACGGCCATCCACCCCTGGTACATCCTCTGGATTCTGCCGATCGCCGCACTCGCACGGCCCTGGCGCGGCGCTCATGTGCACCTGGCGGTGTACATGTCGATCTTCCTGATGTGCGTCACGCTGGCGGAGCCGGTCGACGCTGGAGGCGGCACGATGGATCAGATCCCGGGTCGCGTCGCGGCCATCGCCGCGATCGCCGTCGTCGGGATGTACATCCTCCTCGGCTACACCGACGAGGAGCGCGTCGAGGGCCCGCCCCTCGCACGCGCCCTGCCTTTCGGCTCCGAGATCCTCGAACGCTTCAGCGGCGGTCGCCTGGGCGACGCGCGGCTGGCGAGCACGCGCACACGGGACTAG
- a CDS encoding glyoxalase superfamily protein yields the protein MQGGYPRGVETRRRARDRSTAQEPGRLEPVRLESAVPILRIFSVAKAGEFYVDYLGFEVDWEHRASLDAPLYLQVSRSGLRLHLSEHHRDGSPGSAVHVALRGVRELHAELDAKAYPYLNPRITRTPFGFALEVIDPFGNQLRFAEPAPVPHAT from the coding sequence GTGCAGGGCGGCTACCCTCGTGGCGTGGAGACGAGACGACGAGCGCGGGACAGGTCGACGGCGCAGGAGCCAGGTCGGCTCGAGCCGGTGCGCCTAGAGTCCGCGGTGCCGATCCTCCGAATCTTCTCGGTCGCTAAGGCGGGCGAGTTCTACGTCGACTATCTCGGCTTCGAGGTGGACTGGGAGCATCGTGCCTCGCTCGACGCACCCCTCTACCTTCAGGTCTCGCGCTCGGGCCTGCGCCTGCACCTCAGCGAGCACCACCGCGACGGCAGCCCCGGTTCGGCCGTGCACGTCGCGCTCCGCGGTGTCCGCGAGCTGCATGCCGAGCTCGATGCGAAGGCCTACCCGTACCTCAACCCTCGCATCACCCGCACGCCGTTCGGTTTCGCGCTCGAGGTGATCGATCCGTTCGGCAACCAGCTCCGCTTCGCCGAGCCCGCTCCGGTGCCGCACGCGACCTGA
- a CDS encoding NUDIX hydrolase, translating to MSALPPIIVSAVAVVRERRVLMVTARGRDVLYLPGGKVDEGESAVDAAARETREELGADALGLKPLFTVRTQAHGEPEGRDVHMSVFAAQLDREARPSGEIDSLHWVDASDTDRCPPAGVETLRRLRALGLVD from the coding sequence ATGAGTGCCCTCCCGCCGATCATCGTGTCCGCCGTCGCCGTAGTCCGCGAGCGGCGCGTCCTCATGGTCACCGCTCGCGGCCGCGACGTCCTCTATCTCCCCGGCGGCAAGGTCGATGAGGGCGAGAGTGCGGTCGATGCGGCGGCACGGGAGACCCGCGAGGAGCTCGGCGCCGACGCACTAGGGCTGAAGCCGTTGTTCACCGTTCGGACCCAGGCGCACGGCGAGCCGGAGGGGCGAGACGTGCACATGAGCGTCTTCGCCGCCCAGCTCGATCGCGAGGCGCGCCCGAGCGGCGAGATCGACTCGCTGCACTGGGTCGACGCCTCCGATACCGATCGCTGCCCGCCCGCCGGGGTCGAGACCCTCCGGCGGCTTCGCGCCCTGGGTCTCGTCGACTGA
- a CDS encoding glycine--tRNA ligase, producing MAESTTLDTVITLAQHRGFVFPSGEIYGGTRSAWDYGPLGVEFKENIKRQWWKTFVQGRGDVVGLDSAVILPTAIWHASGHVGVFSDPLTESLITHKRYRADHLFEKYEEVNGHPPANGLADIPDPEHPDKVGQWTEIKQFSGLMKTYLGVVDDESGLHYLRPETAQGIFTNFANVLQSARRKPPFGIGQIGKAFRNEITPGNFIFRTREFEQMELEFFVEPGTDEQWQETWMQLAWDWFVGLGMNPENIRQYEHPKDKLSHYSKRTVDIEYRFDFASGEWGELMGVANRTDYDLKTHIEHSGKDLSFFDQNKNERYVPFVIEPSFGLTRALMAFLVDAYEEQELPPNAKGKVETRTVLHLDPRLAPVKVAVLPLSRNEALSPLARRVADQLRQLWNVDFDDSGAIGRRYRRQDEIGTPYCVTVDFDSLEDDAVTVRDRDTMKQERIPLTQLEAHLFAGLRGA from the coding sequence GTGGCAGAATCCACCACCCTCGACACAGTCATCACCCTCGCGCAGCACAGGGGATTCGTCTTCCCCTCGGGTGAGATCTACGGGGGCACCCGCTCCGCGTGGGACTACGGGCCGCTCGGCGTGGAGTTCAAGGAAAACATCAAGCGCCAGTGGTGGAAGACGTTCGTGCAGGGCCGCGGCGACGTCGTCGGCCTCGACTCCGCAGTCATCCTGCCTACGGCGATCTGGCACGCGTCCGGTCACGTCGGCGTCTTCTCGGACCCGCTGACGGAGTCGCTGATCACCCACAAGCGTTATCGAGCCGATCACCTCTTCGAGAAGTACGAGGAGGTCAACGGCCACCCGCCCGCGAACGGCCTCGCCGACATCCCCGATCCGGAGCACCCGGACAAGGTTGGTCAGTGGACCGAGATTAAGCAGTTCTCGGGCCTGATGAAGACCTATCTGGGCGTGGTCGACGACGAGTCGGGACTGCACTATCTGCGACCCGAGACCGCGCAGGGCATCTTCACCAACTTCGCGAACGTGCTCCAAAGTGCCCGGCGGAAGCCGCCGTTTGGGATTGGCCAGATCGGTAAGGCGTTCCGCAATGAGATCACGCCGGGCAACTTCATCTTCCGCACGCGCGAGTTCGAGCAGATGGAGCTCGAATTCTTTGTCGAGCCCGGCACGGACGAGCAGTGGCAGGAGACCTGGATGCAGCTCGCCTGGGACTGGTTCGTCGGACTCGGGATGAACCCCGAGAACATCCGGCAGTATGAGCACCCTAAAGACAAGCTCTCCCACTATTCCAAGCGCACCGTCGACATCGAGTACCGCTTCGATTTCGCCTCAGGCGAGTGGGGCGAGCTGATGGGAGTCGCGAACCGTACCGACTACGACCTCAAGACGCACATCGAGCATTCGGGGAAGGACCTCTCGTTCTTCGACCAGAACAAGAACGAGCGCTATGTGCCGTTCGTGATCGAGCCGTCGTTCGGTCTGACGCGCGCGCTGATGGCGTTCCTCGTCGACGCCTACGAGGAGCAGGAGCTGCCGCCGAACGCGAAGGGCAAGGTCGAGACGCGCACCGTGCTGCACCTCGACCCGCGCCTGGCGCCGGTGAAGGTCGCCGTGCTGCCGCTCTCGCGCAACGAGGCCCTCTCGCCGCTTGCCCGCCGTGTCGCCGACCAGTTGCGCCAGCTCTGGAACGTCGACTTCGACGACTCCGGAGCGATCGGTCGCCGCTACCGCCGCCAAGACGAGATCGGCACCCCGTACTGCGTGACCGTCGACTTCGACTCGCTCGAGGATGACGCGGTGACGGTGCGCGACCGCGACACGATGAAGCAGGAGCGCATCCCGCTCACCCAGCTGGAGGCACACCTGTTCGCGGGGCTGCGCGGCGCCTAG
- a CDS encoding glutamyl-tRNA reductase gives MLLCLTASHKNASFDLLEKLSVDSSAVTAALSEGIDFVSGAVVVATCNRFEAYLDIEEPLTAARAVAVEAATAAISAATGVEQEELRGSVDVVSGDRVAEHLFAVSSGLESVVVGEGEIAGQVRRSLEDARRLGTTSSELERLFQRASQTSRGIKNRTGLGSAGRSIVRLALDLAASRVTDWRAARVLLVGTGSYARATVAALRDRGVVEIAVHSPSGRAEGFAVRRALRPIDAADLALEAVSADIVITCTTTPGPVLDAALLAEGRLQGFSRERQLVIDLGLPRNVAANVTSVTGVELLDLETISLHAPLDVLDASQQARALVDRAVRKFSDVADEKSLTPAVVALRSHVFEALDAEIERARSRGDEDGRTEQALRHLAGVLLHAPSVRARDYARAGAQEAYLTGLEALFGIEVPAEPAATARPDSGAATA, from the coding sequence GTGCTCCTGTGTCTGACGGCGTCGCACAAGAACGCCAGCTTCGATCTCCTCGAGAAGCTCTCCGTCGACTCCTCCGCCGTGACCGCGGCTCTGTCCGAGGGGATCGATTTCGTCTCCGGGGCCGTCGTCGTCGCGACCTGCAACCGCTTCGAGGCCTACCTCGACATCGAGGAGCCGCTGACCGCCGCCCGGGCCGTCGCCGTCGAGGCCGCGACCGCCGCCATCAGCGCCGCGACGGGCGTCGAGCAGGAAGAACTGCGCGGAAGCGTCGACGTCGTCTCGGGCGACCGGGTGGCCGAGCACCTCTTCGCCGTCTCCAGCGGACTCGAATCCGTCGTCGTCGGTGAGGGCGAGATCGCGGGCCAGGTCCGCCGCTCCCTCGAAGATGCGCGCCGCCTCGGCACCACCTCCTCCGAGCTCGAGCGCCTGTTCCAGCGGGCCTCGCAGACCTCGCGCGGGATCAAGAACCGCACCGGCCTGGGCAGTGCCGGCCGCTCGATCGTGCGCCTCGCACTCGATCTCGCCGCGAGCCGCGTCACCGACTGGCGCGCCGCCCGCGTCCTCCTCGTCGGCACTGGCAGCTACGCGCGAGCCACCGTCGCGGCGCTGCGCGACCGCGGAGTCGTCGAGATCGCCGTGCACTCCCCCTCCGGCCGCGCCGAGGGCTTCGCTGTGCGGCGCGCCCTTCGCCCCATCGACGCGGCCGACCTCGCGCTCGAGGCGGTCTCGGCCGACATCGTCATCACATGCACCACCACTCCGGGGCCGGTGCTCGACGCGGCGCTGCTCGCCGAGGGCCGCCTGCAGGGCTTCTCGCGCGAGCGCCAGCTGGTGATCGACCTGGGCCTGCCCCGCAATGTCGCCGCCAACGTCACCTCGGTCACCGGCGTCGAGCTGCTCGACCTCGAGACCATCAGCCTGCACGCTCCCCTCGACGTGCTCGACGCATCGCAGCAGGCGCGCGCTCTAGTCGACAGGGCGGTCCGGAAATTCTCGGACGTCGCGGACGAGAAGAGCCTGACTCCGGCCGTCGTCGCCCTGCGCTCGCACGTCTTCGAGGCGCTGGACGCCGAAATCGAGCGCGCCCGCTCCCGCGGTGACGAGGACGGCCGCACCGAGCAGGCCCTCCGTCACCTCGCGGGCGTCCTGCTGCACGCTCCCAGCGTCCGGGCCCGCGACTACGCGCGAGCCGGGGCTCAGGAGGCGTACCTCACCGGACTCGAGGCGCTGTTCGGCATCGAAGTGCCCGCCGAGCCGGCGGCCACCGCGCGCCCCGATTCGGGCGCGGCCACCGCGTGA